A stretch of the Tannerella serpentiformis genome encodes the following:
- a CDS encoding ParA family protein yields the protein MKEETMNTLPGCPIRIGFGSLKGGTGKSTLAEITASYLCYTEGLRLFVVDCDYSQYSFFGLRERDKQTIQNGEPALQARMKKHFEALGREAYRVIKSTAARAEEDVRRFMAERAGETFDLILFDLPGRADDPGLVELTLGMDYLISPIEPDRQSLVASMTYAPAIRDLGVSDDRCRIKEIYLVWNKIDRRVRTDVIAFYNEAIKREGLGLFDTQLPRSARFKKELTADGRPAFRSTYLPPDKSLTEGSGIESFVKELIEKCNLKTARP from the coding sequence ATGAAAGAAGAAACCATGAACACCTTGCCCGGCTGCCCGATCCGAATCGGCTTCGGGTCGCTCAAAGGCGGCACGGGCAAAAGCACGCTGGCGGAGATCACGGCCAGCTACCTCTGTTACACCGAAGGGCTGCGCCTTTTCGTCGTCGATTGCGACTACTCGCAATACTCCTTCTTCGGACTGCGCGAACGCGACAAACAAACCATACAGAACGGTGAACCGGCGTTGCAGGCACGGATGAAGAAGCACTTTGAAGCGCTCGGCCGGGAGGCTTACCGTGTCATCAAAAGCACCGCTGCACGTGCGGAGGAGGATGTCCGCCGTTTTATGGCCGAGCGTGCGGGTGAAACGTTCGACCTGATCCTTTTCGACCTGCCCGGCCGTGCGGACGATCCCGGACTCGTCGAGCTTACCCTTGGCATGGATTATCTCATCTCGCCGATCGAGCCCGACCGCCAATCGCTGGTAGCTTCCATGACCTACGCGCCGGCCATCCGTGACCTCGGCGTGTCGGACGATAGGTGCCGTATCAAAGAGATCTACCTCGTTTGGAACAAGATCGACCGACGGGTGCGGACGGACGTCATCGCGTTCTACAACGAGGCGATCAAGCGCGAAGGCTTGGGATTGTTCGACACGCAGCTGCCGCGCTCCGCCCGCTTCAAAAAGGAACTCACCGCAGACGGCCGGCCCGCCTTCCGATCCACCTACCTGCCACCAGACAAAAGTCTGACCGAGGGTAGCGGCATCGAGTCGTTCGTCAAGGAGCTCATCGAGAAATGCAACCTGAAAACCGCCCGCCCATGA
- the ltrA gene encoding group II intron reverse transcriptase/maturase, producing the protein MNEINLSCAPADRRQWNNWTDIDWVRCETAVQKLQGRIVKAQKEGRPGKVKALQWTLTHSFYAKALAVKRVTSNKGKNTAGVDKVLWTTPNAKMGAIANLKRRGYNPQPLRRVHIKKSNGKLRPLGIPTMKDRAMQALYLMALNPVAETTADRHSYGFRKERCTVDAIEQCFTVLSKGVSPQWILEGDIKGCFDHISHEWLLDNIPMDKVMLRKWLESGFVFNRQLFPTEEGTPQGGIISPTLANMALDGLQAMLAEKFKLRRINKGYFNPMVNLVRYADDFIITCSDRETLESLIKPAVSEFLQARGLTLSEEKTKVTHIEVGFDFLGFNIRKYKGTLLIKPSKKNVKEFLAKIKGIIRKNQAIRQDKLIGLLNPFITGWGNYYKGCVAAKTFKNADAQIFYKLWAWALRRHRHKGKNWVYNKYFLSKKGRAWTFGTTLKNNGKTFPYTLKYLSDIDMKTKPIKIRSKANPFDPEWRPYFEMRNRMKMLSTFKGRQGFLRMWEKQNQRCPLCGEIIEPDKIWTIKELSDKSGRYKFIAHDRCSRTLTRKIRAYEPVS; encoded by the coding sequence ATGAACGAGATTAACTTATCGTGTGCACCTGCTGACCGTAGGCAGTGGAACAACTGGACCGACATTGATTGGGTCAGATGCGAAACTGCGGTTCAGAAGCTGCAAGGACGTATTGTAAAGGCTCAGAAAGAAGGTCGTCCGGGCAAGGTTAAAGCCTTGCAATGGACACTGACCCATTCGTTTTACGCCAAAGCATTGGCAGTCAAGCGAGTTACCTCTAACAAAGGTAAGAACACTGCGGGAGTGGATAAAGTTCTCTGGACTACTCCCAACGCAAAAATGGGTGCAATCGCCAACCTGAAAAGGCGTGGCTACAACCCGCAACCGTTACGAAGGGTACATATCAAGAAGAGTAACGGCAAACTCCGTCCGTTAGGAATACCCACGATGAAAGACAGGGCTATGCAGGCGTTATACCTGATGGCACTAAACCCAGTGGCAGAAACTACCGCCGACAGGCACTCTTACGGTTTCCGTAAGGAAAGGTGTACGGTCGATGCGATAGAACAATGCTTTACGGTACTTTCAAAAGGGGTGTCTCCGCAATGGATACTCGAAGGGGACATCAAAGGTTGTTTCGATCACATCAGTCATGAATGGTTGCTCGACAATATCCCTATGGATAAGGTCATGCTTCGCAAATGGCTGGAAAGTGGATTTGTATTCAACCGACAACTATTCCCCACCGAGGAAGGAACGCCGCAGGGCGGTATTATATCGCCTACTCTCGCTAATATGGCACTTGACGGCCTGCAAGCTATGCTTGCGGAAAAGTTCAAGCTAAGACGTATCAACAAGGGGTATTTCAACCCTATGGTAAATCTTGTGCGTTACGCAGACGATTTCATTATTACCTGTTCCGACAGGGAAACATTGGAATCGCTAATCAAACCCGCAGTAAGCGAGTTTCTTCAAGCAAGGGGGCTTACCCTATCAGAAGAAAAGACGAAGGTTACTCACATCGAGGTAGGATTTGATTTTCTGGGTTTCAATATCAGGAAATACAAAGGTACGCTGCTTATTAAGCCGTCAAAGAAGAATGTTAAGGAGTTTCTTGCCAAAATTAAAGGCATTATTCGTAAGAATCAAGCTATTAGGCAGGACAAACTTATCGGACTTCTAAATCCTTTCATAACTGGTTGGGGCAACTATTACAAAGGTTGCGTAGCCGCCAAAACATTCAAGAACGCAGACGCACAAATCTTCTACAAACTGTGGGCGTGGGCATTACGCCGCCACCGCCACAAGGGAAAGAACTGGGTTTACAACAAGTATTTTCTGTCGAAGAAAGGCCGGGCGTGGACATTCGGTACGACACTGAAGAACAACGGGAAGACATTCCCGTACACACTGAAGTATTTATCCGACATTGACATGAAGACCAAGCCTATCAAAATCCGCAGTAAAGCCAACCCATTCGACCCGGAATGGCGTCCATACTTTGAGATGCGTAACAGAATGAAAATGTTAAGCACTTTCAAAGGAAGACAGGGCTTCCTCAGAATGTGGGAAAAACAAAACCAGCGTTGTCCGTTGTGCGGTGAGATTATCGAACCGGATAAAATCTGGACTATCAAGGAATTATCCGACAAGTCCGGCAGATACAAGTTTATCGCCCACGATAGATGCAGTCGTACACTTACCCGTAAAATTAGAGCTTATGAGCCGGTTTCATAA
- a CDS encoding restriction endonuclease subunit S has translation MPQGWTLCRLEDIVKYEQPTAYIVGTAEYCDDYPTPVLTAGKSFTIGYTNETEGVYSKLPCIIFDDFTTASRLIDFPFKVKSSAMKILQIHDTLEIEYVAFFISTIRLIGNTHKRYWISEYSKVEIPIPPQAEQKRIINAIHQIFDNLDAIEESL, from the coding sequence TTGCCCCAAGGATGGACGCTGTGTCGGCTTGAAGACATTGTGAAATACGAGCAACCGACAGCGTACATAGTGGGAACAGCAGAATATTGTGACGACTATCCAACACCTGTACTAACAGCAGGTAAATCTTTTACAATAGGATATACCAATGAGACAGAAGGTGTATATAGCAAATTGCCTTGTATTATTTTTGATGACTTTACAACAGCCTCACGATTAATAGATTTCCCTTTCAAGGTCAAGTCGTCTGCGATGAAAATACTACAAATCCATGATACTTTAGAAATAGAATATGTGGCTTTTTTTATAAGTACAATAAGACTTATAGGGAATACACATAAACGATACTGGATTTCAGAATATTCGAAGGTGGAAATTCCAATTCCGCCACAGGCTGAACAAAAAAGGATTATCAACGCCATCCACCAAATCTTTGACAATTTGGATGCCATTGAGGAGAGCTTATAA
- a CDS encoding DUF4134 domain-containing protein — MKQRIGRLFAAALLLSLASSAFAQGNGLSGINEATKMVTSYFDPGTKLIYAIGAVVGLIGGIKVYQKFSSGDPDTSKTAASWFGACIFLIVAATILRSFFL; from the coding sequence ATGAAACAACGAATCGGGCGACTGTTTGCCGCCGCATTACTGCTTTCCCTCGCCTCCTCCGCCTTCGCGCAGGGCAACGGGCTGTCGGGCATCAACGAGGCCACGAAAATGGTCACCTCCTATTTCGACCCGGGGACGAAACTCATTTACGCCATCGGCGCTGTCGTCGGACTGATCGGAGGGATCAAGGTGTACCAAAAGTTTTCTTCCGGTGACCCGGACACGTCGAAGACCGCCGCCTCGTGGTTCGGGGCGTGCATCTTCCTGATTGTGGCCGCCACGATCTTACGCAGCTTCTTCCTCTGA
- a CDS encoding PDDEXK nuclease domain-containing protein has protein sequence MKQHIKVSQEQQFNEVVHIIQQHRSKASQALNQEVLLTAWHIGGYVSAKLKSEEWGSKVVSQLSEFIRSHHPEIKGYSRSSIYNMVMLYDEYSSSSFQSTVQKYLRSEFVQPVAGQLKAYPKEDIDSTIRSPSIIVQPLATQLPKILTYTTLTNLMEITCRCQSDEERLFYILYAHKEQLTKRELQRCISNQTYATLLGNKKNMSKGLLATYPNAPVLFKDTLFVDFLDLPQKHSEIRLKSGLIDHMKQFILELGKDFIFMDQEYFLNVGASSFKADLLFYHRGLQALVAVELKKKKFHPRDFGQLEFYLEALDRDVKRSNENPSIGILLCPEADKVVVEYAMSRSMSPTMIAEYKRILIPQERMQQQLNEYCNLFLEDKTDVE, from the coding sequence ATGAAACAGCATATTAAGGTTAGCCAAGAGCAGCAATTTAATGAAGTCGTCCACATCATTCAACAGCACCGGAGCAAGGCTTCCCAAGCCCTCAATCAGGAAGTTTTGCTCACGGCTTGGCATATTGGTGGCTACGTGTCAGCAAAACTGAAAAGCGAGGAATGGGGAAGCAAGGTGGTCAGTCAGCTCTCAGAGTTCATTCGTTCACACCATCCTGAAATTAAAGGATATAGTCGAAGTAGTATCTATAACATGGTAATGCTTTACGATGAATATTCTTCCTCATCTTTTCAAAGTACAGTGCAGAAATATCTCCGCTCGGAATTTGTCCAACCAGTGGCTGGACAATTGAAAGCATACCCTAAAGAAGATATAGACAGCACAATTAGGTCTCCATCTATAATTGTGCAGCCATTAGCTACACAATTACCCAAGATACTGACGTATACCACGCTAACGAATCTGATGGAAATTACTTGTCGATGCCAAAGTGATGAGGAACGCCTATTCTATATCCTTTATGCTCATAAAGAACAATTAACAAAAAGAGAATTACAGCGTTGCATTTCCAATCAGACCTATGCCACTCTGTTAGGCAATAAAAAGAATATGTCTAAGGGGTTGTTGGCAACTTACCCCAACGCTCCTGTTTTATTCAAGGACACACTCTTTGTCGATTTTCTTGATCTTCCTCAAAAGCATAGTGAAATAAGGCTGAAAAGTGGACTAATTGACCACATGAAGCAGTTTATTCTTGAATTAGGTAAAGACTTTATCTTCATGGATCAAGAATACTTCCTCAATGTAGGAGCTTCAAGTTTCAAAGCCGATTTGTTGTTTTATCATCGTGGTTTGCAAGCTCTTGTTGCAGTAGAACTGAAAAAGAAAAAATTCCATCCACGAGACTTTGGACAATTGGAGTTTTATCTTGAAGCCCTTGATCGCGATGTCAAGCGAAGTAACGAAAACCCCTCTATCGGTATTCTTCTCTGCCCTGAAGCAGATAAGGTGGTAGTGGAATATGCTATGAGTCGCAGTATGAGCCCAACGATGATCGCGGAGTACAAACGTATCCTTATTCCGCAAGAACGTATGCAACAACAACTCAATGAGTATTGCAACCTCTTTTTGGAGGATAAAACTGACGTGGAATAA
- a CDS encoding DUF3408 domain-containing protein, translated as MTIEEQRRRRIAERIQQMAGDDAPPITPEETPLKSDLSSVQTPFTDESLSTYRDRFFAHRSSESRTTLSCDRTLIDCLRRVLNALDARTSLAAYIGNILADHIDRHRALLSEAIERNRKNPFNSSLP; from the coding sequence ATGACCATCGAAGAACAACGCCGTAGGCGAATCGCCGAGCGGATTCAGCAAATGGCAGGCGACGATGCGCCGCCCATCACGCCCGAAGAAACACCGTTGAAAAGCGATTTAAGCAGTGTTCAAACGCCGTTTACAGACGAATCGCTATCGACTTATCGAGATCGATTCTTTGCTCACCGTTCGTCAGAAAGTCGGACGACCCTCTCCTGCGACCGGACGCTTATCGACTGTTTGCGACGCGTGCTGAACGCCCTCGATGCAAGGACTTCTCTCGCGGCCTACATCGGGAACATCCTCGCCGATCACATCGACCGCCACCGTGCGCTCCTCTCCGAGGCCATCGAGCGCAACAGAAAGAACCCCTTTAATTCCTCCTTGCCATGA
- a CDS encoding type I restriction-modification system subunit M: MTTNISTEQALTKEVWKLATTLAGQGVGYTDYVTQLTYLLFLKMDAENEELFEEESSIPEGYRWINLKEMDGLDLLSHYEKTLKILSEQDNLIGTIFTKAQNKIDKPVYLKKVISMIDEQQWLVMDGDVKGAIYEGILEKNGQDKKSGAGQYFTPRPLIQAMVDCLQPQIGETVCDPACGTGGFLLAAYDYMKEQSQDKGKRDFLNNNALHGVDNTPLVVTLASMNLYLHGIGTNRSPIACEDSLEKEPDTMVDVILANPPFGTRPAGSVDINRPDFYVETKNNQLNFLQHMMLMLKNGGRAAVVLPDNVLFEGGAGEIIREKLLSDFNLHTILRLPTGIFYAQGVKANVLFFSKGQPTKDIWFYDYRTDVKHTLATNKLHRHHLDDFVACYNASPRVETYNETSKTAGRWRKYTIDNILTRDKTSLDITWIKAGGEEEEYSLQELMESITTQSNTISQAVIELQKLMAEIKE; the protein is encoded by the coding sequence ATGACAACTAACATATCAACAGAACAAGCTTTAACCAAAGAAGTTTGGAAATTGGCAACGACATTGGCTGGACAGGGTGTCGGCTATACAGATTATGTAACGCAACTTACCTATCTGCTATTCCTCAAGATGGATGCAGAAAACGAAGAACTATTCGAGGAGGAATCATCTATTCCGGAAGGCTATAGGTGGATTAACCTAAAAGAAATGGATGGTTTAGATTTGCTCAGTCACTACGAGAAGACACTCAAAATACTTAGCGAGCAAGATAACTTGATAGGCACGATATTCACAAAAGCTCAGAATAAGATAGACAAACCTGTCTATCTGAAAAAAGTGATTTCCATGATTGATGAGCAACAGTGGCTCGTAATGGATGGCGATGTGAAAGGTGCAATCTATGAGGGAATCTTGGAAAAGAACGGACAAGATAAGAAGAGTGGTGCCGGACAATACTTCACCCCCCGTCCGTTAATACAGGCTATGGTTGATTGCCTCCAACCACAAATAGGCGAAACGGTATGTGACCCTGCTTGTGGTACAGGCGGTTTTCTTTTAGCTGCATACGACTATATGAAAGAGCAGTCTCAAGATAAAGGAAAGCGTGATTTCTTGAATAACAATGCTTTGCATGGTGTGGACAACACGCCTTTGGTCGTTACGTTAGCTTCGATGAACTTGTATTTGCACGGCATTGGTACAAATCGAAGCCCAATAGCATGCGAAGACTCTCTGGAAAAAGAGCCAGATACAATGGTAGATGTCATTCTTGCCAATCCTCCATTTGGTACTCGCCCTGCAGGATCAGTAGACATCAACCGTCCCGACTTCTATGTAGAAACCAAGAACAACCAGCTTAATTTCCTACAACACATGATGCTGATGTTGAAGAATGGAGGACGTGCTGCCGTTGTGTTACCAGATAATGTACTCTTTGAAGGTGGAGCTGGTGAGATTATTCGCGAAAAATTGCTAAGCGATTTTAATCTACATACCATCCTGAGATTACCTACCGGTATTTTTTATGCACAAGGTGTAAAGGCAAATGTACTATTCTTCTCCAAAGGGCAACCAACGAAGGATATTTGGTTTTATGACTATCGGACAGATGTAAAACATACATTGGCAACCAACAAATTACATCGCCATCATCTTGACGACTTTGTTGCTTGCTACAATGCTTCTCCACGAGTGGAAACCTACAATGAGACATCGAAAACAGCTGGTCGCTGGAGGAAATACACAATTGACAATATTCTGACGCGAGATAAGACCAGTCTTGACATCACTTGGATAAAAGCAGGAGGAGAGGAAGAGGAATACTCCTTGCAAGAGTTAATGGAAAGCATCACGACTCAGAGCAATACTATCAGCCAAGCTGTAATTGAGTTGCAAAAGCTAATGGCAGAGATCAAAGAATAG
- a CDS encoding tyrosine-type recombinase/integrase, translating into MVTAFQKHLAKTNLARNTITSYVWTVNYFFTHYKEVSKKNLLSYKGYLVENFKPQTVNLRIQAINKYLEFTKQEKLKVKFVKVQQKNFLENVISDADYKFLKTKLKADGYDEWYFIVWFMAATGARVSELLHIKAEHVQIGYLDLYSKGGKIRRLYIPKNLRGEATKWIKENGLTSGYLFLNRFGQRITTRGIAQQLKHFAEKYGLNRDVVYPHSFRHRFAKNFLDRFNDIALLADLMGHESIETTRIYLRRTASEQQKIVDKVVNW; encoded by the coding sequence ATGGTAACAGCATTCCAAAAACACTTAGCCAAAACCAATTTGGCAAGAAACACTATTACGTCCTACGTTTGGACGGTGAACTACTTCTTTACTCACTACAAGGAGGTAAGTAAAAAGAACCTCTTATCTTATAAGGGGTATCTAGTAGAGAACTTCAAGCCACAGACAGTCAATCTGAGGATTCAAGCCATCAACAAGTACTTGGAGTTTACGAAGCAAGAGAAGCTCAAAGTAAAGTTTGTGAAGGTGCAACAAAAGAACTTCTTGGAGAATGTAATCAGTGATGCTGATTACAAGTTTCTTAAAACAAAGCTCAAGGCAGATGGCTATGATGAGTGGTATTTCATCGTTTGGTTTATGGCTGCAACTGGTGCTCGTGTGAGCGAGCTTCTGCATATCAAGGCAGAGCATGTACAAATCGGTTATCTTGACCTTTATAGCAAAGGGGGTAAGATAAGACGCTTATACATTCCTAAGAACTTGCGAGGAGAAGCGACAAAATGGATAAAGGAGAATGGGTTAACATCGGGTTATCTCTTTTTGAATCGCTTTGGACAACGTATCACAACACGTGGCATTGCTCAGCAACTAAAGCATTTTGCAGAGAAGTATGGATTGAATCGTGATGTGGTATATCCCCATTCTTTTCGCCATCGTTTTGCTAAGAACTTTCTTGATCGTTTTAACGACATTGCCCTATTAGCTGACCTCATGGGACATGAAAGTATAGAAACGACTCGTATTTATCTTCGCAGAACAGCAAGCGAACAACAGAAGATTGTTGACAAGGTAGTGAACTGGTAA
- a CDS encoding DUF4133 domain-containing protein — translation MASWEINKGVGRTVEFKGLKAQYLFLFAGGLLATFLLVVVCYMCGMDQYLCLGLGATGATLVVWQTFALNRRFGRYGLMKRAAVRMHPRYLLNRRSVRHILHCLRSTHQHQ, via the coding sequence ATGGCTTCGTGGGAGATCAATAAAGGCGTGGGGCGGACGGTGGAGTTCAAGGGGCTCAAGGCGCAGTACCTCTTCCTCTTCGCCGGTGGACTGCTGGCGACATTCCTCCTTGTCGTCGTCTGCTACATGTGCGGCATGGATCAGTACCTCTGTCTCGGCCTCGGCGCAACGGGTGCCACGCTCGTGGTGTGGCAAACATTCGCGCTGAACCGCCGATTCGGTCGCTATGGTCTGATGAAACGTGCCGCCGTCCGCATGCACCCACGCTATCTCCTGAACCGCCGCTCTGTCCGCCACATTCTTCATTGCCTTAGATCAACACATCAACACCAATGA
- a CDS encoding restriction endonuclease subunit S: MFVPKSDDAYKVYEQKNVIQKNASLGSYYISKDKYKELCGFAVQSSDILVSCAGTIGETYVLPEDSEEGIINQALMLIRLHIRDITDFYLVYFDYILKEKVNKESKGTAIKNIPPLDVLKPLLFPLPPLAEQTRIVAEIERWFALIDTIEQGKANLQTAIKQAKNKILELAISGKLVPQAPTDEPAPELLKRINPKAHITCDNEHYPNLPQGWMVTSMQEVCSLLDGEKQNNRILINLDVKFLRGNSKGTVINAGKYVPANTYMILVDGENSGEVFNAPIDGYQGSTFKQLRINENMNNEYILHIINLHREVLRESKVGSAIPHLNKKLFKTIQVPIPPYKEQERIVAIINAANRMLDSIEESL, from the coding sequence ATGTTTGTTCCCAAGTCAGATGATGCTTATAAAGTTTATGAGCAAAAAAACGTCATACAGAAAAACGCCTCATTGGGGTCGTACTACATAAGCAAAGACAAGTATAAGGAGTTATGTGGATTTGCTGTTCAATCGTCTGATATTTTAGTGAGCTGTGCAGGGACTATTGGGGAGACCTATGTTCTTCCAGAAGATTCAGAAGAGGGAATCATAAATCAAGCTTTGATGCTTATTCGGTTGCATATTAGAGATATAACAGATTTCTATCTTGTGTATTTTGATTATATTCTAAAAGAAAAAGTCAATAAAGAAAGCAAAGGTACTGCGATCAAAAACATACCTCCTCTCGATGTGCTAAAGCCCCTCTTATTCCCTCTCCCTCCTCTTGCTGAGCAAACTCGTATTGTGGCAGAGATAGAGCGTTGGTTCGCTCTGATTGATACGATTGAGCAAGGGAAGGCAAACTTGCAGACTGCTATTAAGCAGGCGAAGAACAAAATCCTTGAGCTGGCTATCAGCGGAAAACTTGTTCCTCAAGCCCCCACTGATGAGCCTGCTCCGGAGCTGCTCAAGCGTATCAATCCTAAGGCTCATATCACTTGTGATAACGAGCATTATCCGAACTTACCCCAAGGATGGATGGTTACTTCAATGCAAGAGGTATGCAGTTTGCTTGATGGAGAAAAGCAAAACAACAGAATTCTGATCAACTTAGATGTAAAGTTTTTAAGAGGAAACTCCAAAGGGACAGTTATAAATGCTGGCAAATACGTCCCAGCCAATACCTATATGATTTTAGTGGATGGAGAAAACTCAGGCGAGGTATTCAATGCACCAATTGATGGCTATCAAGGTAGTACTTTTAAGCAACTAAGAATCAATGAGAATATGAATAATGAGTATATCTTACATATTATTAATCTGCATAGAGAAGTGTTGCGAGAAAGCAAAGTAGGCTCTGCTATTCCACATTTGAATAAGAAACTTTTTAAGACTATTCAAGTGCCAATACCACCATATAAAGAGCAAGAAAGAATAGTTGCTATAATAAACGCTGCCAACAGAATGCTTGACAGCATTGAGGAGAGTTTATAA